The following proteins are co-located in the Pseudomonas fluorescens genome:
- a CDS encoding PA4575 family protein, with the protein MSRNLCLTRQCLGLVTRIECSIRPLAGDNGMWTLLFAAGMTGEQPSTIKSQGPFHGPFVAETILQSIVESLTQHGYALADDPQIWCLHLQAHLRQLNGGRGQTLSDTHH; encoded by the coding sequence ATGTCGCGCAACCTTTGCCTTACCCGCCAATGTTTGGGCCTGGTTACCCGTATCGAATGCTCCATTCGCCCTCTCGCGGGGGATAACGGGATGTGGACGTTGTTGTTTGCCGCTGGCATGACCGGCGAACAGCCCTCCACCATCAAGTCCCAAGGCCCGTTTCACGGGCCCTTCGTGGCAGAAACCATTCTGCAGTCAATTGTTGAAAGCCTGACCCAGCACGGTTATGCGCTGGCCGATGACCCGCAGATCTGGTGCCTGCACCTGCAGGCACATCTGCGACAACTCAATGGTGGGCGAGGCCAGACGCTCAGTGATACCCATCACTGA
- a CDS encoding ArnT family glycosyltransferase translates to MTRPVSLLLLLVAVLFFFALGSHELQGSTEARVAGIAMAMHLDNDWVIPRLFREPFLEKPPLSLWLDAGAIRLFGGTTWAVRLASAFAGLFSVMLFYAMLRKFGRPQTLAFCAALILATMASYWGNVRGVGEDSLLSLGVTTALLAFYQAVRPDRQGSSVWAWALFTVGMAIATLSKGVLGLAMPGIVIFVYLLSTSVMDKRLRIGDWLKPGLFTLLALVPLLIWLGFLFQRGGLQAVAEVLWTNSVGRFSGSFVEAGHYEPFYYYLAKLPEAFLPWNILVYLGLWHFRKSLVRNRYRLFFSVWLVAQFTLLTLASSKRVVYLMALTPAAAVLAAEYAGVLLEWLKARKPGLYRYHRGVISGVFTLLIVSYMTAAFWFAPKADLRESFVPVISQAKAYQTEGKEVVLFQPNERIAGASVFYLQGYLPILQTEAQLRSFLTAKPGNMALLDRPEQLAEKVTVIKQMAIGRQPYYFVEQ, encoded by the coding sequence ATGACGCGTCCCGTTTCGCTGCTGCTCCTTCTCGTTGCGGTGTTGTTCTTCTTCGCCCTTGGCAGCCATGAGCTGCAAGGCTCCACCGAAGCCCGCGTCGCCGGGATCGCCATGGCCATGCACTTGGACAATGACTGGGTTATCCCACGCCTGTTTCGTGAGCCGTTCCTGGAAAAACCACCGCTGAGCCTTTGGTTGGATGCCGGAGCGATTCGCCTGTTCGGCGGCACAACCTGGGCGGTACGCCTGGCGTCAGCGTTTGCCGGGCTGTTCAGCGTGATGCTGTTTTACGCAATGCTGCGCAAGTTCGGGCGGCCACAGACCCTGGCGTTCTGCGCGGCGCTGATCCTCGCGACCATGGCCAGCTATTGGGGCAATGTGCGCGGCGTGGGTGAGGATTCATTGCTCAGCCTCGGTGTGACCACTGCGTTGCTGGCCTTCTACCAGGCCGTGCGGCCCGACCGTCAAGGCTCCAGTGTGTGGGCGTGGGCGTTGTTTACCGTCGGGATGGCGATCGCGACGTTGAGCAAAGGTGTACTTGGCCTGGCGATGCCGGGCATTGTGATTTTTGTGTACCTGCTCAGCACCAGCGTAATGGACAAGCGCCTGCGCATCGGCGACTGGCTCAAGCCTGGGCTGTTCACGCTGCTGGCGCTGGTGCCGCTGCTGATCTGGCTGGGGTTTCTGTTCCAGCGTGGCGGCCTGCAGGCCGTGGCCGAGGTGTTGTGGACCAACAGCGTCGGGCGCTTCAGTGGCTCGTTTGTCGAGGCCGGGCACTACGAGCCGTTCTATTACTACCTTGCAAAACTGCCCGAGGCCTTCCTGCCCTGGAACATTTTGGTGTACCTGGGCCTGTGGCACTTTCGCAAAAGCCTGGTGCGTAACCGCTACCGCCTGTTTTTCAGCGTGTGGCTGGTGGCGCAGTTCACCCTGCTGACCCTGGCATCCAGCAAGCGCGTGGTTTACCTGATGGCACTGACACCGGCAGCTGCCGTCCTTGCCGCGGAATATGCAGGGGTGCTGCTGGAGTGGCTCAAAGCGCGTAAACCGGGGCTGTACCGTTATCACCGCGGCGTGATCAGCGGTGTGTTCACGCTGTTGATCGTCAGTTACATGACTGCCGCCTTCTGGTTTGCACCAAAAGCCGACTTGCGCGAGTCCTTCGTACCGGTGATCAGTCAGGCCAAGGCTTATCAAACCGAAGGCAAGGAGGTGGTGCTGTTCCAGCCTAACGAGCGCATCGCCGGGGCCAGCGTGTTCTATCTGCAGGGCTACTTGCCGATCCTGCAAACTGAAGCGCAGCTGCGTAGTTTTCTGACTGCCAAGCCCGGCAACATGGCGCTGCTGGACCGCCCCGAGCAACTGGCTGAGAAAGTCACCGTGATCAAGCAGATGGCGATCGGTCGCCAGCCTTACTACTTCGTCGAACAGTAA
- a CDS encoding lactate permease LctP family transporter has product MQTWQQLYSPLGSLGLSALAAVIPIVFFFLALAVFRLKGHVAGSITLALSILVAIFAFKMPVDMALAAAGYGFAYGLWPIAWIIVAAVFLYKLTVKSGQFEIIRSSVLSITDDQRLQVLLIGFCFGAFLEGAAGFGAPVAITAALLVGLGFNPLYAAGLCLIANTAPVAFGALGIPIIVAGQVTGIDSFKIGAMAGRQLPLLSLFVPFWLVFMMDGLRGVRETWPAALVAGLSFAVTQYFTSNFIGPELPDITSALVSLVALTLFLKVWQPKRAAGAQIAGATGSATATASVGGFGQPRQTIASPYSLGQIFKAWSPFLILTVLVTLWTLKPFKAMFAAGGSMYSWVFNFAIPHLDQLVIKVAPIVANPTAIPAVFKLDPISATGTAIFFSALISMLVLKIDVKTGLTTLKETFYELRWPILSIGMVLAFAFVTNYSGMSSTMALVLAGTGAAFPFFSPFLGWLGVFLTGSDTSSNALFSSLQATTAHQIGVNDVLLVAANTSGGVTGKMISPQSIAVACAATGLVGKESDLFRFTLKHSLFFATIVGLITLAQAYWFTGMLVH; this is encoded by the coding sequence ATGCAAACCTGGCAACAGCTCTACAGCCCGCTCGGCAGCCTCGGCCTGTCCGCACTGGCCGCCGTTATTCCGATCGTATTCTTCTTCCTCGCCCTGGCCGTGTTTCGCCTCAAAGGCCACGTCGCCGGGAGCATTACCCTGGCATTGTCGATCCTGGTGGCAATCTTCGCCTTCAAGATGCCGGTCGACATGGCGCTGGCTGCCGCCGGTTATGGTTTTGCCTACGGCCTGTGGCCGATCGCATGGATCATCGTCGCCGCGGTTTTCCTCTACAAACTGACCGTGAAAAGCGGCCAGTTTGAAATCATCCGCAGCTCGGTCCTGTCGATCACCGACGACCAGCGCCTTCAGGTGCTGCTGATCGGTTTCTGCTTTGGCGCCTTCCTTGAAGGTGCGGCCGGTTTCGGCGCCCCCGTGGCGATTACTGCCGCACTGCTGGTCGGCCTGGGCTTCAACCCGCTGTATGCCGCCGGCTTGTGCCTGATCGCCAACACCGCGCCGGTAGCCTTTGGCGCCTTGGGCATTCCAATCATCGTCGCAGGGCAAGTGACCGGTATTGACTCCTTCAAAATCGGCGCCATGGCCGGCCGCCAACTGCCGCTGCTGTCGCTGTTTGTACCGTTCTGGCTGGTGTTCATGATGGACGGCCTGCGCGGCGTTCGCGAAACCTGGCCGGCGGCTTTGGTGGCAGGCTTGAGCTTTGCCGTCACCCAATATTTCACGTCCAATTTCATCGGCCCGGAACTGCCGGACATCACCTCGGCACTCGTCAGCCTGGTAGCCCTGACCCTGTTTTTGAAAGTCTGGCAACCCAAGCGCGCCGCCGGCGCACAGATTGCTGGCGCCACCGGCAGCGCTACGGCCACCGCCAGCGTCGGCGGTTTCGGCCAGCCGCGTCAAACCATCGCTTCGCCCTACAGCCTGGGGCAAATATTCAAGGCGTGGTCGCCGTTCCTGATTCTGACCGTACTGGTCACCCTCTGGACCCTCAAGCCCTTCAAAGCGATGTTCGCTGCGGGCGGCTCGATGTACAGCTGGGTCTTCAACTTCGCGATCCCGCACCTGGATCAATTGGTCATCAAGGTCGCCCCGATTGTCGCCAACCCGACGGCGATTCCGGCGGTATTCAAGCTGGACCCGATCTCTGCAACGGGCACCGCGATTTTCTTCTCTGCGCTGATCTCGATGCTGGTGCTCAAGATCGACGTAAAAACTGGTCTGACCACTTTAAAGGAAACCTTCTACGAATTGCGCTGGCCCATCCTGTCCATCGGCATGGTGCTGGCTTTCGCCTTCGTCACTAACTACTCGGGCATGTCCTCGACCATGGCACTTGTGCTGGCCGGCACGGGTGCAGCCTTCCCATTCTTCTCGCCATTCCTCGGCTGGCTGGGGGTTTTCCTGACAGGCTCCGACACGTCGTCCAACGCCCTGTTCAGCTCGCTGCAAGCCACCACCGCCCACCAGATTGGCGTTAATGACGTGCTGCTGGTCGCCGCCAATACCAGCGGCGGCGTGACCGGCAAAATGATCTCGCCACAATCGATCGCCGTGGCGTGCGCCGCGACCGGCCTGGTAGGCAAGGAATCCGACCTGTTCCGCTTTACCCTCAAGCACAGCCTGTTTTTCGCCACCATCGTCGGGCTGATCACCCTGGCGCAGGCCTACTGGTTCACCGGTATGCTGGTGCACTGA
- a CDS encoding Lon protease family protein yields MPDPVAASLRLAPEALTRPFSAEQFSFSTTNDLEPFRGVLGQERAVEALQFGVAMPRPGYNVFVMGEPGTGRFSFVKRYLKAEGKRLQTPADWVYVNNFDEPREPRALELPGGAAAAFIADINGLVDNLVATFPAVFEHPTYQQRKSAIDRAFNQRYDKALDVIERLALEKDVALYRDSSNIAFTPMLDGKALDEAEFSQLPEADRERFHTDISELEERLNEELASLPQWKRESNNQLRQFNEETITLALQPLLAPLSEKYAENAGVCGYLQAMQVYLLKTVVEQLVDDAKTDAQARKLLEEQYCPSLVVGHSVNGGAPVVFEPHPTYDNLFGRIEYSTDQGALYTTYRQLRPGALHRANGGFLILEAEKMLSEPFVWDALKRSLQSRKLKMESPLGELGRLATVTLNPQMIPLQVKVIIIGSRQLYYALQDADPDFQEMFRVLVDFDEDIPMVDESLEQFAQLLKTRTSEEGMAPLTSDAVARLATYSARLAEHQGRLSARIGDLFQLVSEADFIRHLAGDEMTDAGHIERALKAKATRTGRVSARILDDMLAGVILIDTAGAAVGKCNGLTVLEVGDSAFGVPARISATVYPGGSGIVDIEREVNLGQPIHSKGVMILTGYLGSRYAQEFPLAISASIALEQSYGYVDGDSASLGEACTLISALSKTPLKQCFAITGSINQFGEVQAVGGVNEKIEGFFRLCEARGLTGEQGAIIPQANVATLMLDEKVLQAVRNGQFHIYAVRQADEALSLLVGEPAGEPDEEGQFPEGTVNARVVERLRAIAEMISEDDLKEAEKELAQQALAEAKPS; encoded by the coding sequence TTGGCCAGGAACGTGCGGTTGAAGCCTTGCAGTTCGGCGTGGCCATGCCACGCCCCGGTTACAACGTGTTTGTCATGGGTGAGCCGGGTACCGGCCGCTTTTCGTTCGTCAAACGCTACCTGAAGGCCGAAGGCAAACGCCTGCAGACCCCGGCGGACTGGGTCTATGTGAATAATTTTGATGAGCCGCGCGAACCGCGCGCCCTGGAATTGCCGGGCGGCGCTGCGGCGGCGTTCATTGCCGATATCAATGGGTTGGTCGACAACCTGGTGGCGACGTTCCCGGCCGTTTTCGAACACCCGACCTATCAACAGCGCAAAAGCGCCATCGACCGCGCCTTCAACCAGCGCTACGACAAGGCGTTGGATGTGATCGAACGCCTGGCCCTGGAAAAGGACGTGGCGCTCTACCGCGACAGCTCCAACATTGCCTTCACCCCGATGCTCGACGGCAAGGCGCTGGACGAAGCGGAGTTTTCGCAACTGCCGGAGGCTGATCGCGAGCGTTTCCATACGGATATTTCCGAACTGGAAGAACGCCTTAACGAAGAACTGGCCAGCCTGCCGCAGTGGAAGCGTGAGTCGAATAACCAACTGCGTCAGTTCAACGAAGAAACCATCACCCTGGCCCTGCAACCTTTGCTGGCGCCTCTGTCGGAAAAGTACGCGGAAAACGCCGGTGTTTGCGGTTATCTGCAAGCCATGCAGGTGTACCTGCTCAAAACCGTGGTCGAGCAACTGGTGGACGACGCCAAGACCGACGCCCAGGCCCGCAAGCTGCTCGAAGAGCAGTATTGCCCGAGCCTGGTGGTCGGCCACTCGGTCAACGGCGGTGCGCCGGTAGTGTTTGAGCCGCACCCGACCTACGACAACCTGTTTGGCCGTATCGAATACAGCACCGACCAGGGCGCGCTCTACACCACCTATCGCCAGTTGCGTCCGGGTGCTCTGCACCGTGCCAATGGCGGTTTCCTGATTCTGGAAGCCGAGAAAATGCTCAGCGAACCGTTTGTGTGGGACGCCCTCAAGCGTTCCCTGCAGTCGCGCAAGCTGAAGATGGAATCGCCACTGGGCGAGCTCGGCCGCCTGGCCACCGTGACCCTCAACCCGCAAATGATTCCGTTGCAGGTCAAGGTCATCATCATTGGTTCGCGCCAGCTCTACTACGCGTTGCAGGATGCCGATCCGGACTTCCAGGAGATGTTCCGCGTCCTGGTGGATTTCGACGAAGACATTCCGATGGTCGACGAGAGCCTGGAGCAGTTCGCCCAGTTGCTCAAAACCCGCACCTCGGAAGAAGGCATGGCGCCGCTGACGTCGGACGCCGTGGCGCGTCTGGCGACCTACAGCGCACGCCTGGCCGAACACCAGGGGCGTTTGTCGGCGCGTATCGGCGATTTGTTCCAGCTGGTGAGCGAGGCGGATTTCATTCGCCACCTGGCGGGTGATGAGATGACCGATGCCGGGCATATCGAGCGGGCGCTCAAGGCCAAGGCCACGCGTACCGGGCGTGTGTCGGCGCGGATTCTCGACGACATGCTCGCTGGGGTCATCCTGATCGACACCGCCGGTGCGGCCGTGGGCAAATGCAACGGGCTGACGGTGCTGGAAGTCGGCGATTCGGCCTTCGGCGTGCCGGCGCGGATTTCCGCCACGGTGTACCCGGGCGGCAGTGGCATCGTCGACATCGAGCGCGAGGTTAACCTCGGTCAGCCGATTCACTCCAAAGGCGTGATGATCCTTACCGGTTACCTGGGCAGCCGTTATGCCCAGGAATTCCCGCTGGCGATCTCGGCCAGTATCGCGCTGGAGCAGTCCTACGGGTACGTGGACGGCGACAGTGCCTCGTTGGGCGAGGCGTGCACCTTGATCTCGGCGTTGTCGAAAACGCCGCTCAAGCAGTGCTTTGCGATCACCGGCTCGATCAACCAATTCGGTGAAGTGCAGGCGGTGGGTGGGGTCAACGAGAAGATCGAAGGCTTCTTCCGCCTCTGCGAAGCGCGCGGGTTGACCGGCGAGCAGGGCGCGATCATTCCGCAAGCCAACGTCGCCACCTTGATGCTCGACGAGAAGGTGTTGCAGGCCGTGCGCAACGGGCAGTTCCACATCTATGCCGTGCGTCAGGCGGATGAGGCGCTGAGCTTGTTGGTCGGTGAGCCGGCCGGTGAGCCGGACGAGGAGGGGCAATTCCCTGAAGGCACGGTGAATGCGCGTGTGGTGGAGCGTTTGCGCGCGATTGCCGAGATGATCAGCGAGGACGACTTGAAGGAAGCGGAGAAGGAGCTGGCGCAGCAGGCGTTGGCGGAAGCCAAGCCGAGCTGA
- a CDS encoding TIGR00645 family protein, whose translation MERFIENAMYASRWLLAPIYLGLSLGLLILALKFFQEIIHVLPNIFTMLESEVILLLLSLIDMALVGGLLVMVMISGYENFVSQLDIDEDKEKLNWLGTMDSSSLKMKVAASIVAISSIHLLRIFMDAKNVDPQHLMWYVIIHMTFVISAFAMGYLDKLTKH comes from the coding sequence ATGGAACGCTTTATTGAAAATGCTATGTACGCCTCGCGTTGGCTGTTGGCGCCGATCTATCTGGGGCTTTCCCTGGGCTTGTTGATCCTGGCGCTGAAGTTCTTCCAGGAAATCATCCATGTGCTGCCTAACATCTTTACCATGTTGGAGTCGGAAGTGATCCTGCTGCTGCTGTCGTTGATCGACATGGCGCTGGTCGGTGGCTTGCTGGTGATGGTGATGATCTCCGGCTACGAGAACTTCGTCTCGCAGCTGGATATCGATGAGGATAAGGAAAAGCTCAACTGGCTGGGCACCATGGACTCCTCGTCACTGAAGATGAAGGTGGCAGCCTCCATCGTGGCGATTTCGTCCATTCACCTGCTGCGCATCTTCATGGACGCCAAGAACGTCGATCCGCAGCATTTGATGTGGTACGTGATCATCCACATGACCTTCGTGATCTCGGCGTTTGCCATGGGTTACCTGGACAAACTCACCAAGCATTGA
- a CDS encoding FAD-binding and (Fe-S)-binding domain-containing protein, giving the protein MSLPAAFLSDAAQLIPKDRRFDDPLSTLAFGTDASFYRLIPQLVIRVESEEEVVALLQLAQRDRVPVTFRAAGTSLSGQAISDSVLIVLGDNWNGREIRAQGTQIRLQPGVIGAQANAWLAPFGRKIGPDPASINACKIGGIVANNASGMCCGTAQNTYHTLAGIRLVLADGSRLDTEDAASVAAFREQHGALLERLAKLGRETRANAELAAKIRHKYRLKNTTGLSLNALVDFDEPLDILSHLLVGSEGTLGFISAVTYDTVIDHPNKASALIVFPDVETCCNAVTVLKTQPVSAVELLDRRSMRSVQDKPGMPAFVQQLSENACALLIESRAASPALLQEQLGLIMASLAAFPVEKQVDFTEDPVENARLWAIRKDTFPAVGAVRKTGTTVIIEDVTFPVEQLAIGVNRLIALFDKHHYDEAILFGHALEGNLHFVFTQGFNSSEEVARYQAFMDDVAQLVAVEFGGSLKAEHGTGRNMAPFVELEWGSDAYQLMWQLKRLLDPNGILNPDVVLSEDPQIHLKHLKPLPAADELVDKCIECGFCEPVCPSKGLTLSPRQRIVIWRDIQAKKRAGVDTTELEAAYHYQGIDTCAATGLCAQRCPVGINTGDLVKKLRARDAGHTKTADWLASHFATAMQGARFTLHVANGARMLLGAPRLAKLSATLTQLSKGQIPQWSNAMPQPEKAIRFSPAVTDTRPRVVYLAACVSRAMGPAAGDKEQMSLYDKTRGLLEKAGYQVVFPDNQDNLCCGQPFASKGYAEQAEHKRQELIGALLHASRGGLDPIYCDTSPCTLRLVQDLGETRLDLYDPVRFIRTHLMDRLDFTPQDAPIAVHVTCSTQHLGESQALIELARRCAKTVVIPEGIHCCGFAGDKGFTTPELNAHSLRSLKDAVQYCSEGISTSRTCEIGLSQHGGIDYHGLVYLVDRVTQARAH; this is encoded by the coding sequence ATGAGCCTGCCTGCTGCTTTTCTGAGCGACGCCGCACAACTGATCCCAAAAGATCGTCGCTTCGACGATCCACTTTCCACGCTCGCCTTCGGCACCGACGCCAGTTTTTACCGACTGATCCCACAGCTGGTGATTCGCGTGGAATCGGAGGAGGAAGTGGTGGCGCTGCTGCAACTCGCCCAGCGTGACCGTGTCCCCGTGACCTTCCGTGCTGCGGGCACCAGCTTGTCCGGCCAAGCCATCAGCGATTCGGTGCTGATCGTACTGGGTGACAATTGGAACGGCCGCGAGATTCGCGCGCAAGGCACGCAGATCCGCCTGCAACCCGGCGTGATCGGCGCGCAAGCCAATGCCTGGCTGGCACCGTTCGGGCGCAAGATCGGGCCGGACCCGGCGTCGATCAATGCCTGCAAAATTGGCGGCATTGTCGCCAACAATGCCAGCGGCATGTGCTGCGGCACCGCGCAAAACACCTATCACACCCTGGCAGGTATCCGCTTGGTACTGGCGGACGGCAGCCGTCTGGATACCGAAGATGCAGCCAGCGTCGCTGCATTTCGCGAACAGCACGGCGCACTGCTGGAGCGCCTGGCGAAACTGGGTCGCGAGACGCGGGCAAACGCTGAACTGGCTGCAAAAATCCGCCACAAATACCGTCTGAAAAACACCACCGGCCTGTCACTCAATGCACTGGTGGATTTCGATGAGCCATTGGATATCCTCAGCCATCTGCTGGTGGGTTCCGAAGGCACCCTGGGCTTTATCAGCGCAGTGACTTACGACACCGTCATTGATCACCCGAACAAAGCATCGGCGCTGATTGTGTTCCCGGACGTCGAGACCTGCTGCAACGCGGTGACGGTGCTCAAGACGCAACCGGTGTCGGCCGTCGAGTTGCTGGACCGGCGCAGCATGCGCTCGGTACAGGACAAACCGGGCATGCCGGCTTTCGTACAGCAGCTATCGGAAAATGCCTGCGCACTGCTGATTGAATCCCGCGCCGCTTCGCCGGCGTTGCTGCAGGAGCAACTGGGACTGATCATGGCGTCCCTGGCCGCATTCCCTGTGGAAAAGCAGGTCGACTTCACCGAAGACCCCGTAGAAAACGCCCGCCTGTGGGCTATCCGCAAAGACACCTTCCCGGCCGTTGGCGCGGTGCGTAAAACCGGCACCACGGTGATCATCGAAGACGTGACCTTCCCGGTCGAGCAACTGGCCATCGGCGTGAACCGCTTGATCGCGCTGTTCGACAAACATCACTACGATGAAGCCATCCTTTTCGGACATGCCCTGGAAGGCAATCTGCACTTTGTGTTCACCCAAGGCTTCAATAGCAGCGAAGAAGTCGCACGCTATCAAGCGTTCATGGACGACGTCGCACAACTGGTAGCCGTGGAGTTTGGCGGCTCGCTGAAAGCCGAACACGGCACCGGCCGCAACATGGCGCCGTTCGTTGAGCTGGAGTGGGGCAGCGATGCGTATCAGTTGATGTGGCAGCTCAAACGCCTGCTCGACCCCAACGGCATTCTCAACCCCGACGTGGTGCTCAGCGAAGACCCGCAAATCCACCTCAAGCACCTCAAACCCCTGCCCGCCGCCGACGAGCTTGTGGATAAGTGCATCGAATGTGGCTTCTGCGAGCCGGTGTGCCCATCGAAAGGCCTGACGTTGAGCCCACGCCAGCGCATTGTGATCTGGCGCGACATCCAGGCGAAGAAACGTGCGGGCGTCGATACCACCGAACTGGAAGCGGCCTATCACTACCAAGGCATCGATACCTGCGCCGCCACCGGGTTATGCGCCCAACGCTGCCCCGTAGGCATCAATACCGGCGACCTGGTGAAAAAGCTTCGCGCACGCGATGCTGGCCATACGAAAACAGCCGATTGGCTCGCCAGCCATTTCGCCACGGCGATGCAAGGTGCGCGCTTCACCCTGCACGTCGCCAACGGTGCACGGATGCTCTTGGGCGCGCCGCGCCTGGCCAAGCTGTCAGCCACACTGACTCAGCTGTCCAAAGGGCAAATCCCGCAGTGGAGCAACGCCATGCCGCAGCCGGAAAAAGCCATTCGCTTCAGCCCGGCGGTGACGGACACGCGCCCGCGTGTGGTCTACCTGGCGGCCTGTGTCTCACGCGCCATGGGCCCGGCAGCAGGTGATAAAGAGCAGATGTCGCTGTACGACAAAACCCGTGGCCTGCTGGAAAAAGCCGGCTACCAAGTGGTCTTCCCCGACAACCAGGACAACCTGTGCTGCGGCCAGCCCTTCGCCTCCAAAGGCTACGCCGAACAGGCCGAGCACAAGCGTCAGGAACTGATCGGTGCCCTGCTCCACGCCAGTCGTGGCGGCCTCGACCCGATCTACTGCGACACCAGCCCCTGCACCCTGCGACTGGTACAAGACCTCGGCGAAACGCGCCTGGACCTCTACGACCCGGTGCGCTTTATCCGCACTCACTTGATGGACCGCCTCGACTTCACGCCTCAGGACGCCCCCATTGCGGTACACGTCACCTGTAGCACTCAACACCTGGGCGAGAGCCAGGCATTGATTGAACTCGCGCGGCGCTGCGCCAAAACCGTGGTGATCCCGGAAGGCATCCACTGCTGCGGATTTGCCGGCGACAAAGGCTTCACCACGCCGGAACTCAATGCCCACTCACTGCGATCGCTCAAGGACGCGGTGCAATATTGCAGCGAAGGCATCTCCACCAGCCGTACCTGCGAAATAGGCTTGAGCCAGCATGGCGGCATCGATTACCACGGCTTGGTGTATCTCGTGGACCGGGTCACCCAGGCCCGCGCACATTAA